The Streptomyces sp. DH-12 genome has a window encoding:
- a CDS encoding transglycosylase domain-containing protein, producing the protein MGRAEERRARQRGGRRAAPKGRAAGAGGRTGIRRLFTLKRIAGTFMGLCLLGMGAFIVLYMVIDIPEGNADAELQSNVYEYSDGSLLARDGDRNREIVDLARVPKPVQRTFVAAENKTFYKDAGVDLKGTARGVLNTLSGKGAQGGSTITQQYVKNYYLTQEQTVSRKLKELVISLKLDREKSKDYILAGYINTSYYGRGAYGIQAAAQAYYRVDAEDLTVEQGAYLAALLQAPNQYDWAIAGDTGKKLVRERWDYVLDNMVEQKWLDAGERAGMRFPVPKEPKAAPGMEGQTGYLVEAANAAVKKQLVEQGAAEDLEQAKALLDRGGYTITLNIDKKKQKALEKAVEERLTSKLDPEKRDVDADVQAGAVSVNPKTGKVVAMYGGVDYVKHYTNNATRQDYQPASTFKPVILAAAVERGAETQDGEPITADTVYDGDSERPVVDGGEEVGFAPPNEDDKDYGDITVQEAMNKSVNSVFAQMGVDVGMTDVMETATALGMSEDLDPFPAQTLGTMGASPLQMAGVYATLANHGKQVTPSIVKSVEHKDRTVEMPDPVGQSVISRRAADTVTSVLTGVVDDGTARASVRDNPLRDGQQVAGKTGTSDDNKSAWFTGYTPELVTSVGLFGEDPQNGKQVPMYGAGGVDHRVNGGGFPAEIWAAYTFGVTDEVSEFDLETEQGAAVTPPPSPSRSETPSRTPSQEPTTEEPTTSAPPSTTTTAPPTTEPPTQTPTSPSPSETTTTSPPPTFDLPDGPEDPLDDRE; encoded by the coding sequence ATGGGACGAGCGGAAGAAAGACGCGCACGGCAGCGCGGCGGGCGCCGTGCGGCACCCAAGGGCCGCGCCGCCGGTGCGGGCGGCCGCACCGGCATACGCCGCCTCTTCACCTTGAAGAGGATCGCCGGGACCTTCATGGGCCTGTGCCTGCTCGGCATGGGCGCCTTCATCGTGCTGTACATGGTGATCGACATCCCGGAGGGCAACGCCGACGCCGAGCTGCAGAGCAACGTCTACGAGTACAGCGACGGCAGCCTGCTGGCCCGCGACGGCGACCGCAACCGCGAGATCGTCGACCTGGCCCGGGTCCCCAAGCCCGTGCAGCGCACGTTCGTCGCCGCCGAGAACAAGACGTTCTACAAGGACGCCGGCGTCGACCTGAAGGGCACCGCCCGCGGTGTCCTCAACACCCTGTCCGGCAAGGGCGCGCAGGGCGGCTCGACGATCACCCAGCAGTACGTCAAGAACTACTACCTGACGCAGGAGCAGACCGTCTCCCGCAAGCTCAAGGAGCTGGTCATCTCCCTGAAGCTGGACCGGGAGAAGTCCAAGGACTACATCCTCGCCGGGTACATCAACACCAGCTACTACGGCCGCGGCGCCTACGGCATCCAGGCCGCCGCCCAGGCCTACTACCGCGTCGACGCCGAGGACCTCACCGTCGAACAGGGCGCCTACCTCGCCGCGCTGCTCCAGGCGCCCAACCAGTACGACTGGGCGATCGCCGGCGACACCGGCAAGAAGCTCGTCCGGGAGCGCTGGGACTACGTCCTGGACAACATGGTCGAGCAGAAGTGGCTGGACGCCGGCGAGCGGGCCGGCATGAGGTTCCCGGTGCCGAAGGAGCCCAAGGCCGCCCCCGGCATGGAGGGCCAGACCGGTTACCTGGTCGAGGCGGCCAACGCGGCGGTCAAGAAGCAGCTCGTCGAGCAGGGCGCCGCCGAGGACCTGGAACAGGCCAAGGCGCTGCTGGACCGCGGCGGCTACACCATCACGCTGAACATCGACAAGAAGAAGCAGAAGGCGCTGGAGAAAGCGGTCGAGGAGCGGCTCACCAGCAAGCTCGACCCCGAGAAGCGGGACGTCGACGCCGACGTCCAGGCCGGCGCCGTCTCCGTGAACCCGAAGACCGGCAAGGTCGTGGCGATGTACGGCGGCGTGGACTACGTGAAGCACTACACCAACAACGCCACCCGCCAGGACTACCAGCCGGCCTCCACCTTCAAGCCGGTGATCCTCGCCGCGGCCGTCGAACGGGGCGCCGAGACCCAGGACGGCGAGCCGATCACGGCCGACACCGTCTACGACGGCGACAGCGAGCGCCCCGTCGTCGACGGCGGCGAGGAGGTCGGCTTCGCCCCGCCCAACGAGGACGACAAGGACTACGGCGACATCACCGTCCAGGAGGCGATGAACAAGTCCGTCAACTCCGTCTTCGCGCAGATGGGCGTCGACGTCGGCATGACGGACGTGATGGAGACCGCGACCGCGCTCGGCATGAGCGAGGACCTGGACCCGTTCCCCGCACAGACCCTGGGCACCATGGGCGCCAGCCCCCTGCAGATGGCCGGCGTCTACGCCACCCTCGCCAACCACGGCAAGCAGGTCACGCCGTCGATCGTGAAGTCGGTCGAGCACAAGGACCGCACCGTCGAGATGCCCGACCCGGTGGGCCAGTCGGTCATCAGCCGCCGGGCCGCCGACACGGTCACCTCGGTGCTCACCGGGGTGGTCGACGACGGCACCGCCCGCGCCTCCGTGCGCGACAACCCGCTGCGCGACGGCCAGCAGGTGGCGGGCAAGACGGGTACCTCCGACGACAACAAGTCGGCCTGGTTCACCGGCTACACGCCCGAACTGGTCACCTCCGTCGGTCTGTTCGGCGAGGACCCGCAGAACGGCAAGCAGGTCCCGATGTACGGGGCGGGCGGTGTCGACCACCGCGTCAACGGCGGTGGCTTCCCCGCCGAGATCTGGGCCGCGTACACCTTCGGCGTGACGGACGAGGTCTCCGAGTTCGACCTGGAGACCGAGCAGGGCGCGGCCGTGACGCCCCCTCCGAGCCCGTCGCGGTCCGAGACGCCGTCGCGGACCCCGAGCCAGGAGCCGACGACGGAGGAGCCGACCACCTCGGCGCCGCCGTCCACCACCACGACCGCGCCGCCGACGACGGAGCCGCCGACGCAGACGCCGACGAGCCCGTCGCCGTCCGAGACGACGACGACCTCCCCGCCGCCGACCTTCGACCTGCCGGACGGCCCGGAGGACCCGCTCGACGATCGCGAGTAG
- a CDS encoding SPFH domain-containing protein, whose protein sequence is MTTHDPQITADVPEMPAPRVREIPAHSIGGGLALLLGLLGLLAGAVMIVTATAVDGTGAKAGLIAGGVVVALAAFIAMCGLNMVAPGEARVVQLFGRYRGTLRQDGLRWVNPFTSRTKISTRVRNHETAVLKVNDAYGNPIELAAVVVWRVEDTAQATFEVDDYVEFVSTQTEAAVRHIAIEYPYDAHDEGGLSLRGNAEEITEKLAVELHARVEAAGVQIIESRFTHLAYAPEIASAMLQRQQAGAVVAARQLIVEGAVGMVETALARIQEQDIVDLDPERKAAMVSNLMVVLCGDRSAQPVLNTGTLYQ, encoded by the coding sequence ATGACCACACACGACCCGCAGATCACGGCCGACGTGCCCGAGATGCCGGCCCCGCGCGTCCGGGAGATCCCGGCGCACAGCATCGGCGGCGGGCTGGCACTGCTGCTCGGACTGCTCGGGCTGCTGGCCGGCGCGGTGATGATCGTCACCGCCACGGCGGTGGACGGCACCGGCGCCAAGGCCGGGCTCATCGCCGGCGGCGTCGTCGTCGCGCTCGCCGCGTTCATCGCGATGTGCGGGCTGAACATGGTCGCGCCGGGCGAGGCCCGGGTGGTGCAGCTCTTCGGCCGTTACCGGGGCACCCTCCGCCAGGACGGCCTGCGCTGGGTGAACCCCTTCACCTCCCGCACCAAGATCTCCACCCGGGTGCGCAACCACGAGACCGCGGTGCTGAAGGTGAACGACGCCTACGGCAACCCGATCGAGCTGGCCGCGGTCGTGGTGTGGCGGGTCGAGGACACCGCGCAGGCCACCTTCGAGGTGGACGACTACGTCGAGTTCGTCTCCACCCAGACCGAGGCGGCCGTGCGGCACATCGCCATCGAGTACCCCTACGACGCCCACGACGAGGGCGGCCTGTCGCTGCGCGGCAACGCGGAGGAGATCACCGAGAAGCTGGCGGTCGAGCTGCACGCGCGCGTCGAGGCGGCCGGCGTGCAGATCATCGAGTCCCGCTTCACGCATCTCGCCTACGCCCCCGAGATCGCCTCGGCGATGCTCCAGCGGCAGCAGGCGGGCGCGGTCGTCGCGGCGCGGCAGCTGATCGTGGAGGGCGCCGTGGGCATGGTCGAGACGGCCCTGGCCCGGATCCAGGAGCAGGACATCGTGGACCTCGACCCGGAGCGCAAGGCGGCCATGGTGTCCAACCTGATGGTCGTGCTGTGCGGTGACCGCTCGGCGCAGCCGGTCCTCAACACCGGGACGCTCTACCAGTGA
- a CDS encoding PadR family transcriptional regulator: MSIGHTLLGLLESGPRHGYDLKRAFDEKFGHHRPLHYGQVYSTMSRLLKNGLVEVDGIEAGGGPERKRYAITEAGVTDVAQWLATPEKPEPYLQSTLYTKVVLALLTERDAADVLDTQRSEHLRSMRILTDRKRKGDLADQLICDHALFHLEADLRWLELTAARLDKLREAVAR; encoded by the coding sequence ATGTCCATCGGTCACACCCTCCTGGGGCTCCTGGAGTCGGGACCGCGTCATGGTTACGACCTGAAGCGGGCCTTCGACGAGAAGTTCGGTCACCACCGGCCACTGCACTACGGCCAGGTCTATTCGACGATGTCCCGGCTGTTGAAGAACGGCCTCGTCGAGGTCGACGGCATCGAGGCCGGCGGCGGGCCCGAGCGCAAGCGGTACGCCATCACCGAGGCCGGCGTCACCGACGTCGCCCAGTGGCTCGCCACGCCGGAGAAGCCCGAGCCGTACCTCCAGTCGACGCTCTACACCAAGGTCGTCCTCGCCCTCCTCACCGAGCGCGACGCCGCCGACGTCCTCGACACCCAGCGCTCGGAACACCTGCGCAGCATGCGCATCCTCACCGACCGCAAACGCAAGGGCGACCTCGCCGACCAGCTCATCTGCGACCACGCGCTCTTCCACCTCGAGGCCGACCTGCGCTGGCTGGAGCTGACCGCCGCACGCCTCGACAAACTCCGTGAGGCGGTGGCCCGATGA